TGTGAGTTCGTGCCGGGGCGGCTGTCTGCGGTAGATTTCTCGCCGCCGTTCGAGTGCCTCGCCGGAGAATTCGGTTTCGAGAGCGGCGCTCAATCCGTCGCTTTTCTCGAAGGTGACCGAAACAATCGGTCGGTCGAGGGCGTCGGCGATGTGATGCATATCCACGATATTGTACCACGAGAGCGCGATTCCGGCCACGAAAACGTAGCGCACGTCCTCGCGGTCGAGACGTTTTCCGAGGTCGACAATCGCGTCGCTCACGTCCGTTCCGCCGACCGTACAGGTTCCAAAAACGAAGCCGTCTGCGACTCTGTTCGCGCGGGTTACCACGCCTGCGAGCGTGCTGGTCGTCTCGCCGTCTCCACCGCCTTCATCGCTCGCGTTTGCGTGGTACGACTCCGCGACGCCAAGCGCTCTGACGCCGGGTTTCACGCTACTCGTCGCCGTCTTTGATGTCCGAGAGACGATTCAGTAGTTCGTCGTTCGATGCGCCGATTTCGAAGCTGACGCTCCCCTCGTGGTCGTGTTCGGACGTGTTGACGCCGCTGTCGTCGTCCAAATCGGCACTGTACTCTCGGTTTTCTTGTTCGGATTCGTCGTAGCTCCCAAAGCCCATGCATTCATAATTATGTTCTTCTCTCACTAAAGTGGCTCGCCGCCCGTCAGAATTTTGGTAGATGGCGGGAAACACCTCAATATGCAAGTCGTAACCGTCACCGCCGACGCCGAGACGTTCACCTGCAACGCCTATCTCGTCCTCGGTGACCGCCCCGTCCTCGTCGATGCTGGCGCGATGGACGGCGTGGTAGACGTGGTTCGTGAACACACGGATTCGCTCGATGCAGTCGTTCTGACCCATCAACACGGTGACCACGTCGAACAACTCGATTCTGTGCTGGATTCGTTCGATACCGAACTCGCCGCCTACGACGACCACCCACGCAGGGACTCCGCCATCGCAGACGGCGACACAGTCACAATCGGCGACGAGGAGTTCGAGGCCATCCACACGCCCGGCCACGCGGACGACCATCTCGCCTTCGTCAGCGATTCGACCATCTTCAGCGGCGACGTCGTCGTTCACGACGACGGAGCCTTCGACGACGGCAGTTTCGGACGCACCGA
The window above is part of the Haladaptatus cibarius D43 genome. Proteins encoded here:
- a CDS encoding endonuclease dU, producing the protein MKPGVRALGVAESYHANASDEGGGDGETTSTLAGVVTRANRVADGFVFGTCTVGGTDVSDAIVDLGKRLDREDVRYVFVAGIALSWYNIVDMHHIADALDRPIVSVTFEKSDGLSAALETEFSGEALERRREIYRRQPPRHELTVNDQTVFVRSVGIDEDEARDVVRAFTPEGGRPEPLRVARLAARAGDEWQRMERY
- a CDS encoding MBL fold metallo-hydrolase; translation: MQVVTVTADAETFTCNAYLVLGDRPVLVDAGAMDGVVDVVREHTDSLDAVVLTHQHGDHVEQLDSVLDSFDTELAAYDDHPRRDSAIADGDTVTIGDEEFEAIHTPGHADDHLAFVSDSTIFSGDVVVHDDGAFDDGSFGRTDMPGQSREELIESLREILDRMPDSVEHMYAGHGGEFHGDVRDVIETALERAEKREPKYPE
- a CDS encoding DUF5786 family protein, which gives rise to MGFGSYDESEQENREYSADLDDDSGVNTSEHDHEGSVSFEIGASNDELLNRLSDIKDGDE